The following proteins are encoded in a genomic region of Oryzias latipes chromosome 17, ASM223467v1:
- the LOC111949057 gene encoding mucin-19-like, which produces MLIHTDVWKFSQRSGAARLIFPAKKIFEILATMGRALILLISTVIMFVSWGVKAETSPGLLNPTVGTSSASEATGTTNGATGTTNGATGTTNGATGTTNGATGTTNTMSSTSITTTHNDSAATTGVPNKSSATLLSPMPHHAAPILLCVVAGAILGTA; this is translated from the exons ATGCTGATTCACACCGACGTCTGGAAATTTTCACAGAGATCAGGTGCAGCCAGACTCATCTTCCCTGCAA aGAAGATATTTGAAATCTTGGCAACAATGGGGCGAGCATTGATCTTGCTGATCTCCACAGTGATCATGTTTGTGTCATGGGGTGTCAAAGCAGAG ACCAGCCCAGGCCTACTCAATCCTACAGTTGGGACTTCTTCTGCAAGTGAAGCTACTGGTACCACTAATGGAGCTACTGGTACCACTAATGGAGCTACTGGTACCACTAATGGAGCTACTGGTACCACTAATGGAGCTACTGGTACCACTAACACTATGTCATCTACAAGCATTACAACGACTCACAacg ATTCTGCTGCCACTACAGGGGTACCAAACAAGTCATCAGCCACTTTGTTATCTCCAATGCCACACCAcg CTGCACCGATCCTGCTCTGCGTCGTGGCCGGGGCCATCCTGGGGACAGCATGA